The Nostoc cf. commune SO-36 genomic sequence GTTTCTCCTTAAGATTACAACATTAATAAGAAATGTTGTAATTTTAGTTACCAGCATTACAACTTATGACTGGACGGCAATTTGAAAAGGAGGATCGTAAAAACCTGCGATCGCACCTACTCAACCACTCTAAAATTAGATTACCTCACCAAACAACAACCTCAAGATGATCAGAGAATTTCAGTCACCATTTTTTGATACACAGTAATGGTCGTCGAACTGTTGTTGCAGTTCATTCTGGTGAAATAATTGGTTCTGGTTTGTTAGCACAGATACTCCGTGACTGTCAAATCAGCCGTGATGAATTCCGGGAACTATTGTAAAAATTGGTAAAACTTACCCTTCTGGTGTCATTGATTCTTTTATATATATAGTCTGAGATTATTTGATTTTTTCTTTCACCAGAGCTACTACAATTACTATTGATGCTAGATAATGGGAAAGCTTTGACATTTTCTTGCCATTCTAGCCCGGAAACAATAACTAAGACTTATGCGAACTCACTATTGCGGCGAACTCCGAAAAGAACATATTGGAGAAACTGTTACCTTTTACGGATGGGTAGACCGTCGCCGCGATCACGGTGGTGTGATATTTTTAGATTTACGCGATCGCTCTGGAATTGTCCAAATCGTCAGCGATCCACAACGCACCCCCGATTCCTACGAATATGCGAACGCCCTACGAAATGAATATGTTGTCGAAATCACTGGTAGGGTAACACAACGCCCCGAAGAATCTCTGAATACCCGCATCCCAACAGGCGAGGTAGAAATCTACGCCGATAAAATAAAACTCCTCAATGCTGTTCGCAAGCAGTTACCTTTCCAAGTTTCCGTAGCTGACACCGAAACAGTGCGGGAAGATTTGCGGCTGAAATATCGTTATTTAGATTTGCGACGCGAACGCATGGCGCAAAATTTGCAATTGCGTCATCAAATTGTCAAAGCCATGCGTCGTTATCTAGAAGATTTGGAAGGTTTTATCGAAGTCGAAACCCCAATACTTACCCGTTCTACCCCAGAAGGGGCGCGGGATTATGTTTTACCCAGTCGCGTCAATCCTGGTGACTGGTATGCTTTGCCGCAATCACCCCAGCTATTTAAACAATTGCTGATGGTATCCGGTTTGGATAGATATTATCAGATTGCGCGTTGCTTTCGTGACGAAGACTTACGCGCCGACAGACAACCAGAATTCACTCAGTTGGACATGGAAATGAGCTTCATGTCTCAAGAAGAAATTATCGAACTAAACGAGAATTTAGTTTGTCATATCTTCAAGACGGTTAAAGGTATTGAGTTACAGCGCCCTTTCCCTCGTCTCACTTACGCTGAAGGGATGGAACGTTACGGAAGTGATAAACCAGATACCCGCTATGGTTTGGAATTAGTTGATGTCTCAGATATTGTCAAAGACTCTGGTTTCAAAGTCTTTCGAGACACTGTTACCAATGGTGGTATCGTCAAAATCCTACCCATTCCCAACGGTAACGATGTAATTTCTAATGTCCGCATTAAACCAGGTGGTGATTTATTTAAAGAAGCCAGCGAAGCCGGTGCTAAAGGTTTAGCTTATATCCGCGTCAGAGATGATGGCGAAATTGACACCATTGGCGCGATTAAAGACAACTTAAGCGAAGAACAAAAACAAGAAATTTTACGCCGTACAGGTGCTAAAGCTGGACATTTGCTGTTGTTTGGTGCAGGGGAAGCTGCTACAGTTAATAAAACATTAGATAGATTACGGCAAGCGATCGCTAAAGAATTTAACTTAATTGATTCAGAAAAAATCAACTTGCTCTGGATTACAGATTTCCCCATGTTCGAGTGGAATGCTGACGAAAAACGCCTAGAAGCACTGCACCACCCCTTTACAGCACCACATCCTGATGATTTGAGCGATTTAAAGACTGCACGCGCTCAAGCTTACGACTTGGTACTCAACGGCGTAGAAGTTGGCGGCGGAAGTCTGCGGATTTATCAGCGAGAAATTCAACAACAAGTGTTTGAAGCCATTGGTTTATCTCCTGAAGAAGCACAAAGCAAATTTGGCTTTCTCTTAGAAGCATTTGAGTATGGTACACCACCGCACGGTGGCATTGCCTACGGTTTAGATCGTTTGGTAATGTTGCTAGCTGGAGAAGAATCTATTCGAGATGTCATTGCTTTTCCAAAGACACAACAAGCACGTTGTTTGTTAACAGATGCGCCTTCAAGTGTAGATGCTAAACAGTTGAAAGAATTGCACGTTGCTTCGACTTATAAACCAAAATCTTAGTTATAGCGTTTCCCGGCCTAGTAAGATACACTCGTAGGGGCACGGCACTGCCGTGCCCCTACACCTTGCTATATAATGTTGTACTTCATCTGAATGGGAACCGCTATAACTAATAAATTGTCTAAGTAAGGTGGGCATTGCCCACCCA encodes the following:
- a CDS encoding type II toxin-antitoxin system HicA family toxin — its product is MIHSNGRRTVVAVHSGEIIGSGLLAQILRDCQISRDEFRELL
- the aspS gene encoding aspartate--tRNA ligase, which produces MRTHYCGELRKEHIGETVTFYGWVDRRRDHGGVIFLDLRDRSGIVQIVSDPQRTPDSYEYANALRNEYVVEITGRVTQRPEESLNTRIPTGEVEIYADKIKLLNAVRKQLPFQVSVADTETVREDLRLKYRYLDLRRERMAQNLQLRHQIVKAMRRYLEDLEGFIEVETPILTRSTPEGARDYVLPSRVNPGDWYALPQSPQLFKQLLMVSGLDRYYQIARCFRDEDLRADRQPEFTQLDMEMSFMSQEEIIELNENLVCHIFKTVKGIELQRPFPRLTYAEGMERYGSDKPDTRYGLELVDVSDIVKDSGFKVFRDTVTNGGIVKILPIPNGNDVISNVRIKPGGDLFKEASEAGAKGLAYIRVRDDGEIDTIGAIKDNLSEEQKQEILRRTGAKAGHLLLFGAGEAATVNKTLDRLRQAIAKEFNLIDSEKINLLWITDFPMFEWNADEKRLEALHHPFTAPHPDDLSDLKTARAQAYDLVLNGVEVGGGSLRIYQREIQQQVFEAIGLSPEEAQSKFGFLLEAFEYGTPPHGGIAYGLDRLVMLLAGEESIRDVIAFPKTQQARCLLTDAPSSVDAKQLKELHVASTYKPKS